A single Euwallacea similis isolate ESF13 chromosome 1, ESF131.1, whole genome shotgun sequence DNA region contains:
- the LOC136410761 gene encoding zinc finger protein chinmo-like: MFKLIQCIFAALVAYVSAGLIPIDDGIGLGGIPLGGIGLGGIGLGGLALASPKVIAAPSIAIKAGATSYQNSNLLALHPTPVVTKAIAAPIVTKVATPTVSLVGLDGHLGLGGGLGLGSVGLGGLGLGKLI; the protein is encoded by the exons atgtttaaattg ATTCAGTGCATCTTCGCCGCTCTTGTCGCCTACGTCTCTGCTGGGCTCATCCCCATCGACGACGGAATTGGTCTAGGAGGTATACCTCTGGGAGGTATTGGTCTAGGGGGCATCGGATTGGGGGGTTTAGCTCTGGCAAGTCCTAAAGTAATCGCAGCCCCAAGTATCGCCATCAAG GCCGGAGCTACCTCATACCAAAACAGTAACCTCCTAGCCCTCCACCCTACTCCAGTAGTGACCAAAGCCATTGCCGCCCCCATTGTAACTAAAGTTGCCACCCCTACTGTTAGCCTTGTAGGACTGGATG GTCATTTAGGATTGGGAGGAGGCCTAGGACTGGGAAGTGTAGGACTGGGAGGTTTAGGTCTGGGAAAACTGATTTAA
- the LOC136409729 gene encoding tubulin alpha-8 chain-like gives MRECISIHIGQAGVQIGNYTWELYCLEHGIQADGTLSSDVEAISDNCCGTFFSEVDNGKMVPRVVMVDLEPTVVDEVRTGHYRKLYHPQQLITGKEDAANNYARGYYSIGKDILNIVMERLHKLAESCSGLQGFFLFHSFGGGTGSGFTSLLMEKLSQDFGKKVKLEFVVYPAPQVCPAVVEPYNSILTTHSTLSHSDCAFMVDNEAIYDICRTKLGIERPDYTNLNRLISQVISSITASLRFDGALNVDLTDFQTNLVPYPRIHFPLVSYAPVISSEKVHHEGISVPEITAELFAPTNQMVKCDPRDGKYMACCLLYRGDVVPKDVNNSIAMMKAKSCVRFVDWCPTGFKVGINYQPPTVVKGGDLASVQRAVCMLSNTTAIESAWKKLNKKFDLMFAKRAFVHWYVGEGMEEDEFSQARENLAVLEKEYEEVAGDAGGVGDVV, from the coding sequence ATGCGCGAATGTATCTCAATCCATATCGGCCAAGCCGGCGTTCAAATCGGCAATTACACGTGGGAACTGTACTGCCTCGAGCATGGTATCCAGGCGGATGGTACTCTGTCCTCTGACGTGGAAGCCATCTCGGATAATTGCTGTGGTACCTTTTTCTCTGAGGTAGATAATGGCAAAATGGTTCCCAGGGTGGTGATGGTGGACCTAGAGCCCACAGTAGTGGATGAAGTAAGGACTGGACATTACAGGAAATTGTACCATCCACAGCAGTTAATAACTGGCAAAGAAGATGCTGCTAACAACTATGCCAGAGGCTACTACAGCATTGGAAAAGACATATTAAACATTGTGATGGAGAGGTTACATAAGCTGGCGGAGTCCTGTTCAGGGTTGCAAGGGTTCTTTTTGTTTCACTCCTTCGGAGGAGGAACAGGGTCTGGGTTTACATCGCTCCTGATGGAGAAGCTGAGCCAGGATTTCGGAAAAAAGGTGAAGCTGGAATTTGTAGTCTATCCAGCTCCTCAAGTATGCCCTGCAGTGGTAGAGCCTTACAACTCAATTCTGACGACTCACAGCACTTTAAGCCATTCCGACTGTGCTTTCATGGTGGACAACGAAGCCATCTACGATATTTGCAGAACGAAATTGGGAATTGAACGTCCTGATTACACCAACCTCAACCGACTGATCAGCCAAGTGATTTCCTCCATTACTGCCTCCTTGCGCTTTGACGGGGCCCTCAATGTTGACTTAACAGATTTCCAGACAAACTTAGTGCCTTATCCCAGAATCCACTTCCCATTGGTTTCCTACGCTCCTGTAATCTCATCTGAGAAGGTCCACCATGAAGGAATTTCCGTGCCGGAGATTACAGCAGAACTATTCGCGCCCACCAACCAAATGGTCAAATGCGACCCTAGGGACGGTAAATACATGGCCTGCTGCCTCCTCTATCGAGGGGATGTAGTCCCCAAAGACGTCAACAATTCTATAGCTATGATGAAAGCAAAAAGCTGCGTGAGATTCGTCGATTGGTGTCCTACAGGGTTCAAGGTAGGCATCAATTATCAGCCTCCCACTGTAGTGAAAGGAGGAGACTTGGCCAGTGTCCAGAGGGCAGTTTGCATGTTATCCAACACCACTGCCATCGAATCGGCTTGGAAGAAGCTGAACAAGAAGTTTGATTTGATGTTCGCCAAGAGGGCCTTTGTGCATTGGTATGTGGGGGAGGGCATGGAGGAAGATGAGTTTTCACAGGCTCGGGAGAACTTGGCTGTGCTGGAGAAGGAGTATGAAGAGGTGGCGGGTGACGCTGGAGGAGTAGGGGACGTTGTGTAG
- the LOC136409757 gene encoding prisilkin-39-like encodes MSRLIFIFFAAVLVTVSGLSGHYYGANPYGYNSYYGASPYGYNNYYYKPYGHSYGGYGYGAGGYGGYGYGGYGHGGYYGDAYGPYGSDDYDDDEDGLGDYAGTDYGYNGHLASAPAVSYSVSNLYQTHPTPFEYGGGYGYAPAYGAHYGNYNYKK; translated from the coding sequence ATGTCGCGTCTTATCTTTATCTTCTTTGCTGCAGTTTTAGTGACGGTGTCGGGGCTTAGTGGACACTACTATGGTGCCAACCCCTACGGATACAACAGCTATTATGGTGCAAGCCCTTATGGATATAACAATTACTACTACAAGCCTTATGGACACTCTTACGGGGGTTACGGATATGGAGCTGGAGGCTATGGAGGTTACGGATATGGAGGTTACGGACATGGCGGCTATTATGGTGACGCCTACGGCCCTTACGGAAGCGACGACTATGACGATGATGAGGATGGCTTGGGAGACTATGCCGGAACCGACTACGGGTATAATGGACACTTAGCCTCGGCTCCAGCTGTCAGTTACTCGGTATCCAATCTGTACCAGACCCATCCAACCCCGTTCGAATACGGAGGTGGCTACGGTTACGCACCTGCTTACGGTGCACACTACGGAAACTACAACTACAAGAAATag
- the Tbh gene encoding tyramine beta-hydroxylase isoform X1, with protein MGALLLIAILVTVTLYEVNCSYKEERKIFNVSLNGDNSISLHWMIDYPQKILSFEIHLPSTFGWFAFGFSDRGNPFPADYCLLWKSSRSKSAKLQLMDLWADEKGVLDLDRHQDCTNFRQKTVKTVTKFTFKRKFDTCDNRDYIIEDGTTHIVWSRGSERLVSPKGLNITASSKENFGMIRVSLLKNLHANTELPSHVEAEDFLTDQVKVPAEETTYWCKVFKLKEKFLRKHHIYQYEANIQSSSEGLVHHMELFHCETNAKEHIPMYNGNCFVPERPQKTQLCKRVLAAWAMGAQPFTYPEEAALPLGGENFNPYVMLEIHYNNPELKKGFIDSSGIRFYVSDKLRRMDAGIIELGLEYTDKMAIPPGQESFPLTGYCISSCTSEGLPSEGITIFGSQLHTHLTGIRVYTRHFDVHGNELPELDRDNHYSTHFQEIRRLKRSVKVLPGQVLMTRCDYCTTDRQNITLGGFSISDEMCVNYVHYYPHAQLEVCKSSISDQALRTFFGYMNEWEDQDTGAGRPISGNYDAIRWNKMRVQLLDEVYHEAPLSMQCNMSSGDRFPGYWENAPLPAVSLPLAPPARECRFEGK; from the exons ATGGGTGCGTTATTACTGATAGCGATTCTAGTGACAGTGACTTTATACGAGGTCAATTGTTCTTACAAAG AAGAACGAAAGATTTTCAACGTCTCCCTCAATGGGGACAATTCAATCTCTCTTCACTGGATGATTGATTACCCCCAAAAGATCTTGAGCTTCGAAATCCACTTACCATCCACCTTTGGATGGTTTGCCTTCGGGTTTTCGGATAGAGGCAATCCCTTCCCCGCTGATTACTGCCTTCTATGGAAATCCTCAAGGAGCAAGAGTGCAAAGCTTCAGCTTATG GACTTGTGGGCAGATGAGAAAGGCGTATTGGACCTAGATAGACACCAGGATTGCACCAACTTCAGACAGAAGACTGTGAAAACTGTAACGAAATTCACGTTCAAGAGAAAATTTGATACTTGCGATAACAGGGATTACATCATTGAG GATGGAACAACCCATATAGTTTGGTCTAGGGGCTCTGAGCGCTTGGTATCTCCTAAAGGGTTGAACATAACAGCCTCGTCAAAGGAGAATTTTGGCATGATTAGGGTGAGTCTCTTGAAAAATCTGCACGCCAATACAGAACTTCCATCACATGTGGAAGCGGAGGACTTCCTGACTGACCAAGTCAAGGTGCCAGCGGAGGAGACTACTTACTGGTGCAAAGTTTTCAAGCTTAAAGAGAAGTTTCTGCGGAAACACCACATCTACCAG tacgAAGCCAACATCCAGTCTTCAAGCGAGGGCCTGGTGCACCACATGGAGCTTTTTCATTGTGAAACCAACGCCAAAGAACACATTCCTATGTACAATGGCAACTGCTTTGTCCCGGAGAGGCCTCAGAAGACTCAGCTTTGCAAGAGAGTTCTAGCAGCATGGGCGATGGGGGCTCAGCCCTTCACATATCCTGAG GAAGCAGCTCTTCCATTAGGAGGAGAAAATTTCAATCCTTATGTAATGTTGGAAATACATTATAACAATCCTGAATTGAAGAAGG GTTTTATCGATAGTTCCGGGATTCGTTTTTATGTGTCGGATAAACTCAGACGAATGGACGCAGGAATCATAGAATTGGGTCTGGAATACACTGACAAAATGGCCATACCACCAGGGCAGGAATCGTTTCCTCTTACCGGATACTGCATCAGTTCATGCACTTCAGAG GGACTTCCTTCCGAGGGAATAACGATCTTTGGGTCGCAACTGCACACTCATTTAACGGGAATTCGGGTGTACACTCGCCATTTTGATGTCCACGGCAACGAACTTCCGGAGCTGGACAGAGACAACCATTACAGCACCCATTTCCAGGAAATAAGGCGACTAAAGCGGTCTGTGAAGGTTTTACCG GGTCAAGTTCTGATGACCCGCTGCGACTACTGCACAACAGACAGACAAAACATCACTCTAGGAGGGTTCTCCATTAGCGATGAAATGTGTGTCAACTACGTACATTACTACCCCCATGCTCAGCTGGAGGTATGCAAGAGCTCTATTTCCGACCAGGCTTTGAGGACTTTCTTCGGTTACATGAACGAGTGGGAGGATCAGGACACTGGTGCCGGTAGGCCAATTTCCGGGAATTATGACGCTATAAGATGGAATAAAATGAGGGTGCAACTATTAGATGAGGTCTATCATGAAGCACCATTGAGTATGCAGTGTAACATGTCCAGTGGAGATCGATTTCCTG GTTATTGGGAAAATGCGCCGTTGCCTGCAGTTTCTTTGCCTTTGGCACCTCCAGCAAGGGAATGCCGCTTCGAAGGAAAATAG
- the Tbh gene encoding tyramine beta-hydroxylase isoform X2: protein MGALLLIAILVTVTLYEVNCSYKERKIFNVSLNGDNSISLHWMIDYPQKILSFEIHLPSTFGWFAFGFSDRGNPFPADYCLLWKSSRSKSAKLQLMDLWADEKGVLDLDRHQDCTNFRQKTVKTVTKFTFKRKFDTCDNRDYIIEDGTTHIVWSRGSERLVSPKGLNITASSKENFGMIRVSLLKNLHANTELPSHVEAEDFLTDQVKVPAEETTYWCKVFKLKEKFLRKHHIYQYEANIQSSSEGLVHHMELFHCETNAKEHIPMYNGNCFVPERPQKTQLCKRVLAAWAMGAQPFTYPEEAALPLGGENFNPYVMLEIHYNNPELKKGFIDSSGIRFYVSDKLRRMDAGIIELGLEYTDKMAIPPGQESFPLTGYCISSCTSEGLPSEGITIFGSQLHTHLTGIRVYTRHFDVHGNELPELDRDNHYSTHFQEIRRLKRSVKVLPGQVLMTRCDYCTTDRQNITLGGFSISDEMCVNYVHYYPHAQLEVCKSSISDQALRTFFGYMNEWEDQDTGAGRPISGNYDAIRWNKMRVQLLDEVYHEAPLSMQCNMSSGDRFPGYWENAPLPAVSLPLAPPARECRFEGK from the exons ATGGGTGCGTTATTACTGATAGCGATTCTAGTGACAGTGACTTTATACGAGGTCAATTGTTCTTACAAAG AACGAAAGATTTTCAACGTCTCCCTCAATGGGGACAATTCAATCTCTCTTCACTGGATGATTGATTACCCCCAAAAGATCTTGAGCTTCGAAATCCACTTACCATCCACCTTTGGATGGTTTGCCTTCGGGTTTTCGGATAGAGGCAATCCCTTCCCCGCTGATTACTGCCTTCTATGGAAATCCTCAAGGAGCAAGAGTGCAAAGCTTCAGCTTATG GACTTGTGGGCAGATGAGAAAGGCGTATTGGACCTAGATAGACACCAGGATTGCACCAACTTCAGACAGAAGACTGTGAAAACTGTAACGAAATTCACGTTCAAGAGAAAATTTGATACTTGCGATAACAGGGATTACATCATTGAG GATGGAACAACCCATATAGTTTGGTCTAGGGGCTCTGAGCGCTTGGTATCTCCTAAAGGGTTGAACATAACAGCCTCGTCAAAGGAGAATTTTGGCATGATTAGGGTGAGTCTCTTGAAAAATCTGCACGCCAATACAGAACTTCCATCACATGTGGAAGCGGAGGACTTCCTGACTGACCAAGTCAAGGTGCCAGCGGAGGAGACTACTTACTGGTGCAAAGTTTTCAAGCTTAAAGAGAAGTTTCTGCGGAAACACCACATCTACCAG tacgAAGCCAACATCCAGTCTTCAAGCGAGGGCCTGGTGCACCACATGGAGCTTTTTCATTGTGAAACCAACGCCAAAGAACACATTCCTATGTACAATGGCAACTGCTTTGTCCCGGAGAGGCCTCAGAAGACTCAGCTTTGCAAGAGAGTTCTAGCAGCATGGGCGATGGGGGCTCAGCCCTTCACATATCCTGAG GAAGCAGCTCTTCCATTAGGAGGAGAAAATTTCAATCCTTATGTAATGTTGGAAATACATTATAACAATCCTGAATTGAAGAAGG GTTTTATCGATAGTTCCGGGATTCGTTTTTATGTGTCGGATAAACTCAGACGAATGGACGCAGGAATCATAGAATTGGGTCTGGAATACACTGACAAAATGGCCATACCACCAGGGCAGGAATCGTTTCCTCTTACCGGATACTGCATCAGTTCATGCACTTCAGAG GGACTTCCTTCCGAGGGAATAACGATCTTTGGGTCGCAACTGCACACTCATTTAACGGGAATTCGGGTGTACACTCGCCATTTTGATGTCCACGGCAACGAACTTCCGGAGCTGGACAGAGACAACCATTACAGCACCCATTTCCAGGAAATAAGGCGACTAAAGCGGTCTGTGAAGGTTTTACCG GGTCAAGTTCTGATGACCCGCTGCGACTACTGCACAACAGACAGACAAAACATCACTCTAGGAGGGTTCTCCATTAGCGATGAAATGTGTGTCAACTACGTACATTACTACCCCCATGCTCAGCTGGAGGTATGCAAGAGCTCTATTTCCGACCAGGCTTTGAGGACTTTCTTCGGTTACATGAACGAGTGGGAGGATCAGGACACTGGTGCCGGTAGGCCAATTTCCGGGAATTATGACGCTATAAGATGGAATAAAATGAGGGTGCAACTATTAGATGAGGTCTATCATGAAGCACCATTGAGTATGCAGTGTAACATGTCCAGTGGAGATCGATTTCCTG GTTATTGGGAAAATGCGCCGTTGCCTGCAGTTTCTTTGCCTTTGGCACCTCCAGCAAGGGAATGCCGCTTCGAAGGAAAATAG
- the LOC136410839 gene encoding putative leucine-rich repeat-containing protein DDB_G0290503: protein MNDKDKELNKTIEALQTVLKGIASRLDKLEIQVNSNETHSENNKTSSEDLNVERHELQIDQDTLSKILQITTKMKDKEVQLNNTIDVQQAIFKDITSRLEKLEIQVNSSGRHSKTNQTSSEELNIERHGLQIDQDTLSKILQISADMNNKYVQLNNTIEAQQTVLKGIASRLEKVELPVNSSRTHSKLNQTFSEDINVESHGSQSNNNTLNKIRELGKKIDKSSSYINDTLTAIQSSVKIISSRLEHMEQQAKFPKNNQTSPEESTMLKSFIFSMNSLTNRIEAENRSELQEVKEELRLLKSTEGSTHNGIWGEIILDLLLFAILSALLYSLYIIVIRKTTITREEVNLVQTL from the coding sequence ATGAATGATAAAGATAAAGAGCTTAATAAAACTATAGAGGCTCTGCAGACTGTTCTGAAAGGCATCGCCTCTAGGCTGGACAAGTTGGAAATCCAAGTCAATAGTAATGAAACACACTCTGAAAACAATAAGACCTCTTCTGAAGATCTCAACGTTGAACGTCATGAGTTACAGATTGATCAAGATACCTTGAgcaaaattcttcaaattacGACAAAGATGAAGGATAAAGAAGTGCAACTAAATAATACTATAGACGTTCAACAAGCTATTTTTAAAGACATCACCTCTAGGTTGGAAAAGTTGGAAATTCAAGTCAATAGTAGTGGAAGACACTCTAAAACAAATCAGACCTCTTCTGAAGAACTCAATATTGAGCGTCATGGGTTACAGATTGATCAAGATACTTTGAgcaaaattcttcaaatttcgGCAGacatgaataataaatatgtgcAACTAAATAACACTATAGAGGCTCAACAAACTGTTCTTAAAGGCATCGCCTCTAGGCTAGAAAAGGTAGAATTGCCAGTCAATAGTAGTAGAACACACTCTAAACTCAATCAGACATTTTCCGAAGATATCAATGTTGAGTCTCATGGCTCACAGAGTAATAACAATACCTTGAACAAAATTCGAGAactgggaaaaaaaattgacaagaGTAGCTCATACATAAATGATACTTTAACCGCGATTCAATCAAGTGTTAAAATCATATCATCGCGTCTTGAACATATGGAACAACAGGCAAAATTTCCGAAGAATAATCAAACGTCGCCTGAAGAATCAACTATgttgaaaagttttatattttcgatGAATTCTCTCACCAACAGAATTGAGGCAGAAAATAGGTCGGAATTGCAGGAGGTTAAGGAAGAACTAAGATTACTTAAATCTACTGAAGGTAGCACACATAATGGTATTTGGGgagaaattattttggatCTGCTATTATTCGCAATACTTTCAGCATTGTTGTATAGTTTATATATAATTGTTATAAGGAAAACTACTATTACCAGAGAAGAAGTAAATCTTGTTCAAACTTTGTGA
- the LOC136408329 gene encoding casein kinase II subunit alpha-like isoform X2, translating to MRTTPTTIERKVAPTLFPSPNVANVSDTRSGQIKTISKVYPDALTKKPKSFYEYDGFNPAYDEIDHYSLIKKIGSGKYSIVFEGLHEPKEERVVLKILKPVRKKKIKREIKILEGLKGGTNIVRLLAVVAISSMDLTALVFEQLVNNDDFKNVYLKLSEEDTRFYLYEILRALDYCHSNGIMHRDLKPHNLIVDLENRKIRLIDWGLAEFYHPGQEYNVRVASRYFKGPELLVDYGYYDYSLDMWSFGCVFASMLFRKDPFFHGNDNQDQLFRIVKVLGTSELISYIKKYNIHLESGLHHLLSHHTRKPWQRFITAENEYLIDNSALDLLENCLRIDHMQRISAKEALKHHYFAKVSTRKVEECSTQSVAEGEAQESCDSSEN from the exons ATGAGGACCACACCCACGACTATAGAAAGGAAAGTCGCCCCAACCCTCTTCCCCTCCCCAAACGTCGCGAACGTGAG TGACACAAGATCAGgccaaattaaaacaatatccAAGGTCTATCCGGACGCTTTAACGAAGAAACCAAAGAGCTTTTACGAGTATGATGGCTTCAATCCAGCGTACGATGAAATCGACCACTACAgcctcattaaaaaaattggcagTGGTAAATACAGTATAG tttttgaagGGCTGCATGAGCCCAAGGAAGAACGGGTGGtcctaaaaatattgaaaccagtgaggaaaaagaaaattaaaagggAGATAAAAATCCTAGAAGGTCTAAAAGGGGGAACAAACATTGTGCGGCTACTTGCCGTGGTGGCGATTTCTAGTATGGATCTAACCGCATTGGTGTTCGAACAATTGGTCAACAACGacgatttcaaaaatgtttatttaaaactctCGGAAGAAGACACCCgcttttatttatatgaaattttacgtGCCTTAGACTATTGCCATTCCAATGGGATCATGCACAG GGACCTGAAGCCTCATAATCTCATCGTAGACTTAGAAAACCGTAAGATAAGGTTGATCGACTGGGGACTCGCCGAGTTCTACCATCCCGGACAGGAGTATAATGTTAGAGTGGCCTCTAGGTACTTTAAGGGTCCGGAATTGCTCGTGGATTATGGTTACTATGACTATTCCTTGGATATGTGGAGTTTTGGCTGCGTGTTTGCTTCAATGCTGTTTCGCAAGGATCCCTTCTTCCATGGCAATGATAACCAAGATCAACTCTTCCGAATCGTGAAGGTTTTAG GAACGTCGGAGCTGATCAGCTACATCAAAAAATACAACATCCACTTGGAATCCGGTTTACACCATTTGCTAAGTCACCACACGCGCAAGCCTTGGCAAAGGTTCATCACTGCCGAGAATGAGTACCTGATAGACAACAGTGCGTTAGATTTATTGGAAAACTGTCTGCGCATCGATCACATGCAGAGGATCTCAGCCAAAGAGGCGTTAAAGCATCATTATTTCGCCAAAGTGAGTACGCGGAAGGTAGAAGAGTGCAGCACGCAGAGTGTTGCGGAGGGAGAGGCTCAGGAGAGTTGTGACtcaagtgaaaattaa
- the LOC136408329 gene encoding casein kinase II subunit alpha-like isoform X1 yields MGSYLYHEINFNCEPDDFPSTANSRKSSAAQSTDKPISDTRSGQIKTISKVYPDALTKKPKSFYEYDGFNPAYDEIDHYSLIKKIGSGKYSIVFEGLHEPKEERVVLKILKPVRKKKIKREIKILEGLKGGTNIVRLLAVVAISSMDLTALVFEQLVNNDDFKNVYLKLSEEDTRFYLYEILRALDYCHSNGIMHRDLKPHNLIVDLENRKIRLIDWGLAEFYHPGQEYNVRVASRYFKGPELLVDYGYYDYSLDMWSFGCVFASMLFRKDPFFHGNDNQDQLFRIVKVLGTSELISYIKKYNIHLESGLHHLLSHHTRKPWQRFITAENEYLIDNSALDLLENCLRIDHMQRISAKEALKHHYFAKVSTRKVEECSTQSVAEGEAQESCDSSEN; encoded by the exons ATGGGTTCTTATTTGTATCATGAAATTAACTTCAATTGCGAACCGGATGATTTTCCTTCCACGGCAAACAGCAGGAAAAGCAGTGCTGCGCAATCGACAGATAAACCCATCAG TGACACAAGATCAGgccaaattaaaacaatatccAAGGTCTATCCGGACGCTTTAACGAAGAAACCAAAGAGCTTTTACGAGTATGATGGCTTCAATCCAGCGTACGATGAAATCGACCACTACAgcctcattaaaaaaattggcagTGGTAAATACAGTATAG tttttgaagGGCTGCATGAGCCCAAGGAAGAACGGGTGGtcctaaaaatattgaaaccagtgaggaaaaagaaaattaaaagggAGATAAAAATCCTAGAAGGTCTAAAAGGGGGAACAAACATTGTGCGGCTACTTGCCGTGGTGGCGATTTCTAGTATGGATCTAACCGCATTGGTGTTCGAACAATTGGTCAACAACGacgatttcaaaaatgtttatttaaaactctCGGAAGAAGACACCCgcttttatttatatgaaattttacgtGCCTTAGACTATTGCCATTCCAATGGGATCATGCACAG GGACCTGAAGCCTCATAATCTCATCGTAGACTTAGAAAACCGTAAGATAAGGTTGATCGACTGGGGACTCGCCGAGTTCTACCATCCCGGACAGGAGTATAATGTTAGAGTGGCCTCTAGGTACTTTAAGGGTCCGGAATTGCTCGTGGATTATGGTTACTATGACTATTCCTTGGATATGTGGAGTTTTGGCTGCGTGTTTGCTTCAATGCTGTTTCGCAAGGATCCCTTCTTCCATGGCAATGATAACCAAGATCAACTCTTCCGAATCGTGAAGGTTTTAG GAACGTCGGAGCTGATCAGCTACATCAAAAAATACAACATCCACTTGGAATCCGGTTTACACCATTTGCTAAGTCACCACACGCGCAAGCCTTGGCAAAGGTTCATCACTGCCGAGAATGAGTACCTGATAGACAACAGTGCGTTAGATTTATTGGAAAACTGTCTGCGCATCGATCACATGCAGAGGATCTCAGCCAAAGAGGCGTTAAAGCATCATTATTTCGCCAAAGTGAGTACGCGGAAGGTAGAAGAGTGCAGCACGCAGAGTGTTGCGGAGGGAGAGGCTCAGGAGAGTTGTGACtcaagtgaaaattaa
- the LOC136408329 gene encoding casein kinase II subunit alpha-like isoform X3 produces MFKPYVLDNYEDENSDTRSGQIKTISKVYPDALTKKPKSFYEYDGFNPAYDEIDHYSLIKKIGSGKYSIVFEGLHEPKEERVVLKILKPVRKKKIKREIKILEGLKGGTNIVRLLAVVAISSMDLTALVFEQLVNNDDFKNVYLKLSEEDTRFYLYEILRALDYCHSNGIMHRDLKPHNLIVDLENRKIRLIDWGLAEFYHPGQEYNVRVASRYFKGPELLVDYGYYDYSLDMWSFGCVFASMLFRKDPFFHGNDNQDQLFRIVKVLGTSELISYIKKYNIHLESGLHHLLSHHTRKPWQRFITAENEYLIDNSALDLLENCLRIDHMQRISAKEALKHHYFAKVSTRKVEECSTQSVAEGEAQESCDSSEN; encoded by the exons ATGTTCAAACCTTATGTTTTGGACAATTATGAGGATGAGAATTC TGACACAAGATCAGgccaaattaaaacaatatccAAGGTCTATCCGGACGCTTTAACGAAGAAACCAAAGAGCTTTTACGAGTATGATGGCTTCAATCCAGCGTACGATGAAATCGACCACTACAgcctcattaaaaaaattggcagTGGTAAATACAGTATAG tttttgaagGGCTGCATGAGCCCAAGGAAGAACGGGTGGtcctaaaaatattgaaaccagtgaggaaaaagaaaattaaaagggAGATAAAAATCCTAGAAGGTCTAAAAGGGGGAACAAACATTGTGCGGCTACTTGCCGTGGTGGCGATTTCTAGTATGGATCTAACCGCATTGGTGTTCGAACAATTGGTCAACAACGacgatttcaaaaatgtttatttaaaactctCGGAAGAAGACACCCgcttttatttatatgaaattttacgtGCCTTAGACTATTGCCATTCCAATGGGATCATGCACAG GGACCTGAAGCCTCATAATCTCATCGTAGACTTAGAAAACCGTAAGATAAGGTTGATCGACTGGGGACTCGCCGAGTTCTACCATCCCGGACAGGAGTATAATGTTAGAGTGGCCTCTAGGTACTTTAAGGGTCCGGAATTGCTCGTGGATTATGGTTACTATGACTATTCCTTGGATATGTGGAGTTTTGGCTGCGTGTTTGCTTCAATGCTGTTTCGCAAGGATCCCTTCTTCCATGGCAATGATAACCAAGATCAACTCTTCCGAATCGTGAAGGTTTTAG GAACGTCGGAGCTGATCAGCTACATCAAAAAATACAACATCCACTTGGAATCCGGTTTACACCATTTGCTAAGTCACCACACGCGCAAGCCTTGGCAAAGGTTCATCACTGCCGAGAATGAGTACCTGATAGACAACAGTGCGTTAGATTTATTGGAAAACTGTCTGCGCATCGATCACATGCAGAGGATCTCAGCCAAAGAGGCGTTAAAGCATCATTATTTCGCCAAAGTGAGTACGCGGAAGGTAGAAGAGTGCAGCACGCAGAGTGTTGCGGAGGGAGAGGCTCAGGAGAGTTGTGACtcaagtgaaaattaa